One stretch of Variovorax sp. 54 DNA includes these proteins:
- a CDS encoding serine/threonine-protein kinase has translation MTDSNTAPPEDDRTRVVSRPVPLTGNSDNASTDTGATVITASGFTTASTPPVTSPATGNTHDAGLLPVGSRLAEFEVTRVVGQGGFGVVYEAWDHTLERVVAIKEYLPTSLSTRQQDGTVVPLSERHRETFDLGMRSFINEARLLAQFDHPSLLKVYRFWQEKGTTYMVMPFYKGDTLREALVAIPAGVDEAWLTRIMDGVTQALAVMHNANCYHRDIAPDNIILLEGSGRPVVLDFGAARRVITDKTQAITVILKPGYAPIEQYAEMPDMSQGAWTDVYALAAVMHVAVCGRAPPPSVARLLSDSYVPLAGNDILRQRYSDRLLAAIDAGLGVRPEARPQSMAELRAALGLEVGHSIAPTPRTVPPSGARSSQSGADAPTVIGTAHMPKPIAAKAPVSNNKGGSNKAVLGAVAAAVLVVAAGGGWWFLGRSGGEGDAGKTAQTATPAPPPDTPTQVAEAPPPPPPPPPPKPRTPIESLQSLAAGAAPGFEVTATPKKAEVAIGKDKLAFEVRSKRDGFVYVFLLSSGGEMFLLFPNLLDKYNKITANAALALPRASWPMDAGGPAGTNQFAVLVSEHERDFSDSGVQNEGVFPQFPLPVLSALEATRSGGPSPLLGKPVCAPGATPCNDVYGVANFKIVEK, from the coding sequence ATGACCGACTCCAACACAGCCCCCCCGGAAGACGACCGCACCCGAGTCGTCTCCCGCCCCGTGCCCCTCACAGGCAACAGTGACAACGCAAGCACCGACACAGGCGCCACAGTCATCACAGCCAGCGGCTTCACCACAGCCTCAACCCCCCCCGTCACCAGCCCCGCCACGGGCAACACCCACGACGCAGGCCTCCTCCCCGTAGGCAGCCGCCTCGCCGAATTCGAAGTCACCCGTGTAGTCGGCCAGGGCGGCTTCGGCGTCGTCTACGAAGCCTGGGACCACACGCTAGAGCGCGTAGTAGCCATCAAGGAATACCTCCCCACCTCGCTCTCCACAAGACAGCAAGACGGCACCGTAGTCCCTTTGTCAGAAAGACACAGAGAAACCTTCGACCTGGGCATGCGCAGCTTCATCAACGAAGCCCGCCTCCTCGCCCAGTTCGACCACCCGTCCCTCCTCAAGGTCTACCGCTTCTGGCAAGAAAAGGGCACGACCTACATGGTCATGCCCTTCTACAAGGGCGACACCTTGCGAGAGGCACTCGTAGCGATCCCGGCAGGCGTCGACGAAGCCTGGCTCACCCGCATCATGGACGGCGTCACGCAAGCCCTCGCGGTGATGCACAACGCCAACTGCTACCACCGCGACATCGCCCCCGACAACATCATCCTGCTCGAAGGCTCCGGCCGCCCCGTGGTGCTCGACTTCGGCGCCGCGCGCCGCGTGATCACCGACAAGACGCAGGCGATCACCGTCATCCTCAAGCCCGGCTACGCCCCCATCGAGCAGTACGCCGAGATGCCCGACATGTCGCAGGGCGCATGGACCGACGTCTACGCGCTCGCCGCCGTGATGCACGTCGCGGTGTGCGGTCGTGCGCCGCCGCCGTCGGTGGCGCGGCTGCTGTCCGACAGCTACGTGCCGCTCGCAGGCAACGACATCCTGCGCCAGCGCTACAGCGACCGGCTGCTCGCCGCGATCGATGCCGGCCTGGGCGTGCGGCCCGAAGCACGGCCGCAGTCGATGGCCGAACTGCGCGCAGCGTTGGGCTTGGAAGTCGGCCACAGCATCGCGCCCACGCCACGCACCGTGCCACCGTCGGGCGCACGAAGCAGTCAGTCGGGTGCCGATGCGCCGACCGTCATTGGCACGGCCCACATGCCGAAGCCCATCGCTGCCAAGGCACCTGTCTCCAATAACAAGGGTGGCAGCAACAAGGCCGTCCTCGGCGCCGTCGCCGCCGCCGTGCTGGTCGTCGCAGCGGGCGGCGGATGGTGGTTCCTCGGCCGCTCGGGCGGCGAAGGCGATGCGGGCAAGACGGCGCAAACCGCCACCCCCGCACCACCCCCCGACACCCCCACCCAGGTCGCCGAGGCCCCACCGCCGCCTCCACCCCCGCCGCCTCCCAAGCCGCGCACCCCCATCGAATCGCTGCAATCCCTCGCCGCCGGCGCCGCCCCGGGCTTCGAGGTCACGGCCACGCCGAAGAAGGCCGAGGTCGCGATCGGCAAGGACAAGCTGGCCTTCGAGGTGCGCAGCAAGCGCGACGGTTTCGTCTACGTGTTCCTGCTGTCCAGCGGCGGCGAGATGTTCCTGCTGTTCCCGAACCTGCTCGACAAGTACAACAAGATCACCGCCAACGCCGCACTCGCGCTGCCGCGCGCCTCCTGGCCGATGGACGCCGGCGGGCCGGCCGGCACCAACCAGTTCGCGGTGCTCGTGAGTGAGCACGAGCGCGATTTCAGCGACTCCGGCGTGCAGAACGAGGGCGTGTTTCCGCAGTTCCCGCTGCCAGTGCTCTCGGCGCTTGAAGCCACGCGCAGCGGCGGGCCGTCGCCGCTGCTGGGCAAACCGGTGTGCGCGCCAGGCGCCACGCCGTGCAACGACGTCTATGGCGTCGCGAATTTCAAAATCGTCGAGAAGTAA
- a CDS encoding DotU family type VI secretion system protein produces the protein MSTPPDPFAAFESERTVIKPKPRTPGGTPPAPAPAPFFGGADPTPVAEVGEIGLLNPLVSAAGKLLVLIGKLRNLAQPPNVPALRASTADAVNQFDAAARRAGVGNESVLAARYVLCTALDEAVANTPWGVQAGWNKQSLLVQFHNETWGGEKVFQLLAKLAQDVPTHRQLLELIYSVLALGFEGRYRVVDNGRAQLDSVRQRLADLIAKDRPAVEPELSPHWRGQGAGTVRLRESLPLWVFAAGFALLLALAWFGLRLTLNHRSDTTYAAVSSLRVPNIQIAPPAAPAKSPRLARFLEPEIKQGLVTVTDEADRSVVRLRGDSFFGSGSAEPMASSLPVLRRIGQALAEVKGEVLITGHSDNQPIRSLRYPSNWHLSAARADAVKGALTTLVDPARMRSDGKADAEPVAANDTPANRARNRRVDIVLLTEPERMAAASAAAPAAPVPGATK, from the coding sequence ATGAGCACCCCTCCCGACCCCTTTGCCGCCTTCGAGTCCGAGCGCACGGTCATCAAGCCCAAGCCGCGCACGCCGGGTGGAACGCCGCCCGCGCCGGCTCCCGCGCCGTTCTTCGGCGGCGCCGATCCGACGCCCGTGGCCGAGGTGGGAGAGATCGGCCTGCTCAATCCGCTGGTCTCGGCCGCGGGCAAGCTGCTGGTGCTGATCGGCAAGCTGCGCAACCTCGCGCAGCCGCCCAACGTGCCGGCGCTGCGCGCGTCCACCGCCGATGCGGTGAACCAGTTCGATGCCGCGGCGCGCCGCGCGGGCGTGGGCAACGAGTCGGTGCTGGCCGCGCGCTACGTGCTGTGCACGGCACTCGACGAGGCGGTGGCCAATACGCCCTGGGGCGTGCAGGCCGGCTGGAACAAGCAGAGCCTGCTGGTGCAGTTCCACAACGAGACCTGGGGCGGCGAAAAAGTGTTCCAGCTGCTCGCCAAGCTCGCACAAGACGTGCCCACGCACCGCCAGCTGCTCGAGCTGATCTACAGCGTGCTCGCGCTCGGCTTCGAGGGCCGTTACCGCGTGGTCGACAACGGCCGCGCGCAGCTCGATTCCGTGCGCCAGCGCCTGGCCGACCTCATCGCGAAAGACCGTCCGGCCGTCGAACCCGAGCTGTCGCCGCACTGGCGCGGCCAGGGCGCGGGCACGGTGCGGCTGCGCGAGTCGCTGCCGCTGTGGGTGTTCGCGGCCGGCTTCGCGCTGCTGCTGGCGCTCGCATGGTTCGGCCTGCGGCTCACGCTCAACCACCGCTCGGACACCACCTACGCGGCCGTGTCGAGCCTGCGCGTGCCCAACATCCAGATCGCACCGCCCGCCGCGCCGGCCAAGTCGCCGCGGCTCGCGCGTTTTCTCGAACCCGAGATCAAGCAGGGCCTGGTGACGGTGACCGACGAGGCGGACCGCAGCGTGGTGCGCCTGCGCGGCGATTCGTTCTTCGGCTCTGGCAGCGCCGAGCCGATGGCGTCTTCGCTGCCGGTGCTGCGCCGCATCGGCCAGGCGCTGGCCGAGGTGAAGGGCGAGGTGCTCATCACCGGCCACTCCGACAACCAGCCGATCCGCTCGCTGCGTTATCCGTCGAACTGGCACCTCTCGGCCGCGCGCGCCGATGCGGTGAAGGGCGCGCTGACCACGCTGGTCGACCCGGCGCGCATGCGCTCCGACGGCAAGGCTGATGCCGAGCCCGTGGCCGCCAACGACACGCCGGCCAACCGCGCGCGCAACCGCCGTGTCGACATCGTGCTGCTGACCGAACCCGAGCGCATGGCTGCTGCATCTGCTGCCGCACCCGCTGCTCCCGTTCCCGGAGCGACGAAATGA
- the tssM gene encoding type VI secretion system membrane subunit TssM, translating into MIKKIFGFLFSPLLLTLLALIVVALLIWWIGPLVKIGSLAPLEGEMTRAIVIGVIVLIVVLRALYRRWRARRASQHLTDGLMKAPAAAKTGAPVDGEQKILDTRFSEAVATLKQMRLHAAGKKPGWRDWLSISGGSYLYDLPWYVFIGAPGAGKTTALVNSGLSFPLAEKFGPGAIRGVGGTRNCDWWFTDEAVLIDTAGRYTTQDSHQSEDKSAWEGFLGLLKKARPRRPLNGVFLTVSVGDLLSQGPEARTQLAASIRARLLELDGKLTTRLPVYVLVTKSDLLYGFTDYFDDLGKEQRAQVFGFTLPADENVQLEEKGLSAAFHREFGLLHNRINDGLIARMQRETDGTRRAAIFGFPAQFGSVGPLLSDLLEQVFTGSRFAQPPWVRGVYFTSGTQEGSPIDRVMGSLARSFGIERAMLAPQKSSGRSYFLTALLREVVFPEQRLAGADVKLERRRNTLRLAGVAAMTLVTVGLLAAWGYSTWQNHNYLKSVEARVEPAQKTLAALPTRVQNLVEVAPVLQGLRDIWKTPDNRQGDEPLSMTLGLYQGDKLDAAAMLTHQRALNDAFLPQIAKRIEDQLRTAQKDNLEFTYEALKSYLMLYQPERFDPEALKAWITLDWARNLDRGIPEDQRKALEDQLDVLIAQGPPRSPLKMDENLVRSVRAVLASYPLEQRVFSRLKRQRATKDIPGFSVAQATGPSGPLVFERISGKPLSEGVPGMFTYDGYHKRFQNEVVVLTGLLAAEDPWVLGQDRNASERLRDAAALGALTDRVRRLYLEEYVKQWEALLADVRLIRVSGLEKNIETARILSGVDSPLANFLRAVVKQTTLIPAADANKDVVSKATETVRNTRKGLEDLFGSDPGKQVAPGKRIESIVDDRFESLRRLVTAGGPNQPAPIDDALKLFNEVYVYLNAVDTAVKGRTSPPPGDVAGKLKSDAGRLPEPVRSMIENLSQTGATQAQVAERGNLSQDLRPVTEFCNRAIAGRYPFVQSSKRDVLPEDFGQMFGAGGLMDDFFQKRLAALVDTSTRPWRYKPVAERGAVTTQALAQFERAARIKDIFFRGGGRGPSMRLDFKPVEMDAGITQFILDVDGQLVKYAHGPVVPMAVQWPGPKGSNQVRVQVSPPSTTGSSGSAMDGPWALFRTLDDGQLEAGDAPEKFFITFQVGARKTRFEVTTNSVQHPIRLKELREFSCPEGL; encoded by the coding sequence ATGATCAAGAAAATCTTCGGCTTCCTCTTCAGCCCGCTGCTGCTGACGCTGCTCGCGCTGATCGTCGTCGCACTGTTGATCTGGTGGATCGGCCCGCTGGTGAAGATCGGTTCGCTCGCGCCGCTCGAAGGCGAGATGACGCGCGCCATCGTCATCGGTGTCATCGTGCTCATCGTCGTGCTGCGCGCGCTGTACCGCCGCTGGCGCGCACGCCGCGCCAGCCAGCACCTGACCGACGGCCTCATGAAGGCGCCGGCCGCCGCCAAGACCGGTGCGCCGGTCGACGGCGAGCAGAAGATCCTCGACACGCGCTTCAGCGAAGCCGTCGCCACGCTCAAGCAGATGCGCCTGCACGCCGCCGGCAAGAAGCCGGGCTGGCGCGACTGGCTGTCGATCTCGGGCGGCAGCTATCTGTACGACCTGCCGTGGTACGTCTTCATCGGCGCACCGGGCGCGGGCAAGACCACGGCGCTCGTCAACTCGGGCCTGAGTTTTCCACTGGCCGAGAAGTTCGGCCCCGGCGCGATCCGCGGCGTGGGCGGCACGCGCAACTGCGACTGGTGGTTCACCGACGAAGCCGTGCTCATCGACACGGCCGGGCGCTACACCACGCAGGACAGCCACCAGTCGGAAGACAAGAGCGCATGGGAAGGCTTCCTGGGTCTGCTGAAGAAGGCGCGCCCGCGCCGCCCGCTCAACGGCGTGTTCCTCACGGTGAGCGTGGGCGACCTGCTGAGCCAGGGCCCCGAGGCGCGCACGCAGCTCGCGGCGTCGATTCGCGCGCGGCTGCTCGAACTCGACGGCAAGCTCACCACGCGCCTGCCGGTGTACGTGCTCGTCACCAAGAGCGACCTGCTCTACGGCTTCACCGATTATTTCGACGACCTCGGCAAGGAGCAGCGCGCGCAGGTCTTCGGCTTCACGCTGCCCGCGGACGAGAACGTGCAGCTTGAAGAGAAGGGCCTGTCGGCCGCGTTCCACCGCGAGTTCGGGCTGCTGCACAACCGCATCAACGACGGCCTCATCGCGCGCATGCAGCGCGAGACCGATGGCACGCGCCGCGCGGCGATCTTCGGCTTTCCGGCGCAGTTCGGTTCGGTCGGCCCGCTGCTCTCGGATCTGCTCGAACAGGTGTTCACCGGCTCGCGCTTTGCGCAGCCGCCGTGGGTGCGCGGCGTGTACTTCACCAGCGGCACGCAAGAGGGCAGCCCGATCGACCGCGTGATGGGCAGCCTGGCGCGCAGCTTCGGCATCGAGCGCGCCATGCTCGCGCCGCAGAAGTCGAGCGGGCGCAGCTACTTCCTCACCGCGCTGCTGCGCGAGGTGGTGTTCCCCGAGCAGCGCCTCGCGGGCGCCGACGTGAAGCTGGAGCGCCGCCGCAACACCTTGCGCCTGGCGGGCGTGGCCGCGATGACGCTGGTCACCGTCGGCCTGCTTGCGGCCTGGGGCTACAGCACCTGGCAGAACCACAACTACCTGAAGTCGGTCGAGGCCCGCGTCGAGCCCGCGCAGAAGACGCTGGCTGCGCTGCCGACGCGCGTGCAGAACCTGGTCGAGGTCGCGCCCGTGCTGCAGGGCCTGCGCGACATCTGGAAGACGCCCGACAACCGCCAGGGCGACGAGCCGCTGTCGATGACGCTGGGCCTGTACCAAGGCGACAAGCTCGACGCCGCCGCCATGCTCACGCACCAGCGCGCGCTCAACGACGCGTTTCTGCCGCAGATCGCCAAGCGCATCGAGGACCAGCTGCGCACCGCGCAGAAGGACAACCTCGAGTTCACCTACGAAGCCCTGAAGAGTTATTTGATGCTCTACCAGCCCGAGCGCTTCGACCCCGAGGCGCTCAAGGCCTGGATCACGCTCGACTGGGCGCGCAACCTCGACCGCGGCATTCCCGAAGACCAGCGCAAGGCGCTCGAAGACCAGCTCGACGTGCTCATCGCCCAGGGCCCGCCGCGCTCGCCGCTGAAGATGGACGAGAACCTGGTGCGCAGCGTGCGCGCCGTTCTCGCGAGCTACCCGCTGGAGCAGCGCGTGTTCAGCCGCCTCAAGCGCCAGCGCGCCACCAAGGACATCCCGGGCTTCAGCGTCGCACAAGCCACCGGCCCGTCGGGCCCGCTGGTGTTCGAGCGCATCAGCGGCAAGCCGCTGAGCGAGGGCGTGCCGGGCATGTTTACCTACGACGGGTACCACAAGCGCTTCCAGAACGAGGTCGTCGTGCTCACCGGTCTGCTGGCCGCCGAAGACCCGTGGGTGCTCGGGCAGGACCGCAACGCCAGCGAGCGTTTGCGCGATGCCGCGGCGCTCGGCGCGCTCACCGACCGCGTGCGTCGCCTCTACCTGGAGGAGTACGTCAAGCAGTGGGAGGCGCTGCTGGCCGACGTGCGGTTGATCCGCGTCAGCGGCCTGGAGAAGAACATCGAGACCGCGCGCATCCTGTCGGGCGTCGATTCGCCGCTCGCAAACTTTTTGCGTGCGGTGGTCAAGCAGACCACGCTGATCCCCGCGGCCGATGCCAACAAGGACGTGGTCAGCAAGGCCACCGAGACCGTGCGCAACACGCGCAAGGGTCTGGAAGACCTGTTCGGCAGCGACCCCGGAAAACAAGTGGCGCCGGGCAAGCGCATCGAGAGCATCGTGGACGATCGCTTTGAATCGCTGCGCCGTCTTGTCACCGCGGGCGGACCGAACCAGCCCGCACCGATCGACGATGCGCTCAAGCTGTTCAACGAGGTCTACGTGTACCTCAACGCCGTCGACACCGCCGTGAAGGGCCGCACCTCGCCGCCGCCCGGTGACGTGGCCGGCAAGCTCAAGTCGGACGCGGGCCGTCTGCCCGAGCCGGTGCGCAGCATGATCGAGAACCTGAGCCAGACCGGCGCCACCCAGGCGCAGGTGGCCGAGCGCGGCAACCTGAGCCAGGACCTGCGCCCCGTGACCGAGTTCTGCAACCGCGCCATCGCGGGCCGTTACCCGTTCGTGCAAAGCAGCAAGCGCGACGTGCTGCCCGAAGACTTCGGCCAGATGTTCGGCGCCGGCGGCCTGATGGACGACTTCTTCCAGAAGCGCCTGGCCGCGCTGGTCGACACCAGCACCCGGCCGTGGCGCTACAAGCCCGTGGCCGAGCGCGGCGCCGTCACCACGCAGGCGCTGGCGCAGTTCGAACGCGCGGCGCGCATCAAGGACATCTTCTTCCGCGGCGGTGGACGCGGGCCGTCGATGCGGCTGGACTTCAAGCCGGTGGAGATGGACGCAGGCATCACGCAGTTCATCCTCGACGTGGACGGGCAGCTTGTGAAGTACGCGCATGGGCCGGTGGTGCCGATGGCGGTGCAGTGGCCGGGGCCGAAGGGGAGCAATCAGGTGCGCGTTCAAGTGAGTCCGCCGTCGACCACCGGGAGTTCGGGGTCGGCGATGGATGGGCCTTGGGCTTTGTTCCGCACGCTGGACGATGGGCAACTCGAAGCGGGGGATGCGCCGGAGAAGTTCTTCATCACGTTCCAGGTGGGGGCGCGGAAGACGCGGTTCGAGGTGACGACGAACAGCGTGCAGCATCCGATTCGGTTGAAGGAGTTGCGGGAGTTTTCTTGTCCGGAGGGGTTGTGA
- the tssK gene encoding type VI secretion system baseplate subunit TssK: MSWRTKVVWSEGMLLQPQHLQQSERHADHARHVLLRTTTSYAWGFAEVEIDAAALTLGKLALVRAVGIFGDGTVFDMPAVDPLPEPIDIPASMRDEAVVLALPLRRAGAREADAEEYEELVRHRVLESDVPDSNTAGERTAMLQLGQLHTRLMRASEATDAWATLGVARVVERRVDNQVQLDRAMLPPLLDVAGHAVIRAWLDELLGLLRQRGEALAGRMTQGGTGGVAEIADFMLLQAVNRNEAIFAHLAKSAMLHPQHFFEHALGLAGDLASFRDTRRVARFGPYIHDDLALSFRPVMDDLRRSLSMVFEQSAIRIELHDRKHGVRVAMVTDVELQRKATFVLAVNANMPSEALRARFPTQVKIGPVERIRDLVNLALPGVTLTPMPVAPRQIPFHTGANYFELETRNSDLWRQLEQSGGIAMHIAGDFPGLDLAFWAIRS; encoded by the coding sequence ATGAGTTGGCGAACCAAAGTGGTCTGGAGCGAGGGGATGCTGTTGCAGCCTCAGCACCTGCAGCAAAGCGAGCGCCATGCCGATCATGCGCGGCATGTGCTGTTGCGTACCACCACGTCCTACGCCTGGGGATTCGCCGAGGTCGAAATCGACGCGGCGGCGCTCACGCTGGGCAAGCTGGCGCTGGTGCGGGCGGTGGGCATCTTCGGCGATGGCACGGTGTTCGACATGCCGGCGGTCGATCCGTTGCCCGAGCCCATCGACATTCCCGCGTCCATGCGCGACGAAGCCGTGGTGCTGGCACTGCCGCTGCGCCGCGCCGGCGCGCGCGAAGCCGACGCTGAAGAATACGAAGAGCTGGTGCGCCACCGCGTGCTGGAGTCGGACGTGCCCGACTCCAACACGGCCGGCGAGCGCACCGCGATGCTGCAACTGGGCCAGCTCCACACGCGCCTGATGCGCGCCAGCGAAGCCACCGACGCCTGGGCGACCTTGGGCGTGGCCCGCGTGGTCGAGCGCCGGGTCGACAACCAGGTGCAGCTCGACCGCGCGATGCTGCCGCCGCTGCTCGACGTGGCCGGCCATGCGGTGATTCGCGCCTGGCTCGACGAGCTGCTGGGCCTGCTGCGCCAGCGCGGCGAAGCGCTGGCCGGGCGCATGACCCAAGGGGGCACGGGCGGTGTGGCCGAGATCGCCGACTTCATGCTGCTGCAGGCGGTGAACCGCAACGAGGCCATCTTTGCGCACCTGGCCAAGAGCGCGATGCTGCACCCGCAGCATTTCTTCGAGCACGCGCTCGGGCTGGCCGGCGACCTCGCGAGTTTTCGGGACACGCGCCGCGTGGCGCGCTTCGGGCCCTACATCCACGACGACCTCGCGTTGAGCTTCCGCCCGGTGATGGACGACCTGCGCCGCAGCCTGTCGATGGTGTTCGAGCAATCGGCCATCCGCATCGAGCTGCACGACCGCAAGCACGGCGTGCGCGTGGCGATGGTGACCGACGTCGAGCTGCAGCGCAAGGCGACCTTCGTGCTGGCGGTGAACGCAAACATGCCGAGCGAGGCGCTGCGCGCGCGCTTCCCCACGCAGGTGAAGATCGGTCCGGTCGAGCGCATCCGCGACCTCGTGAACCTCGCGCTGCCGGGCGTCACGCTGACGCCGATGCCGGTGGCGCCGCGCCAGATTCCCTTCCACACGGGCGCCAACTACTTCGAACTCGAAACGCGCAACAGCGACCTGTGGCGCCAGCTCGAGCAATCGGGCGGCATCGCGATGCACATCGCGGGCGATTTCCCCGGCCTCGACCTCGCGTTCTGGGCCATTCGTTCCTAG
- the tagF gene encoding type VI secretion system-associated protein TagF — MSLASSSSLFVSDELPGWFGKLPGMGDFAHRRLPESFRSVWDPWLQRGLARLRDRHADWTAHYLEAPVWCFALGAQVVGERAWMGVLMPSVDGVGRYFPFTLAVELDEGVASGVLSGEALAVALRWWALGTLAVLEGLEGDLDALRFDAALGRLFVSAADEPSVDDRSLELPLAGGSLWMETPGLEGGVRMLATGLPRDVQFDALFLGGGE, encoded by the coding sequence GTGAGCTTGGCCTCTTCTTCTTCGCTCTTCGTTTCTGACGAACTTCCTGGCTGGTTCGGGAAGTTGCCGGGGATGGGGGACTTTGCGCATCGGCGGTTGCCGGAGTCGTTTCGCTCTGTCTGGGACCCGTGGTTGCAGCGCGGGCTGGCTCGGTTGCGGGATCGGCATGCGGATTGGACTGCTCACTACCTGGAGGCGCCTGTGTGGTGCTTTGCGCTGGGGGCGCAGGTGGTGGGGGAACGGGCGTGGATGGGGGTGCTGATGCCTTCGGTGGATGGGGTGGGGCGGTACTTTCCGTTCACTCTGGCTGTTGAGTTGGATGAAGGCGTTGCTTCTGGTGTTCTGAGTGGGGAGGCGCTTGCTGTTGCATTGCGGTGGTGGGCGTTGGGGACGCTGGCCGTGTTGGAAGGGCTTGAGGGTGATTTGGATGCGCTGCGGTTTGATGCGGCGCTCGGGCGGCTGTTCGTTAGTGCTGCTGATGAGCCTTCCGTTGACGATCGGTCGCTTGAATTGCCGCTGGCGGGGGGCTCGCTTTGGATGGAGACGCCTGGCTTGGAAGGCGGGGTTCGGATGTTGGCTACGGGGTTGCCTCGGGATGTGCAGTTCGACGCTTTGTTTCTTGGGGGTGGGGAATGA
- the mltA gene encoding murein transglycosylase A: MHTSPSPHFALPLCRTAAVVALALLAACANTPPTAGGTAATTPTPTDSATAAARPTGGSVAGQARTFSTQLATYTSVGFDAVPGWARDDFSESWPAFLGSCKVLNGRGAEWKDVCDRALKVDGKSTQAIRGFFESEFSAYQIRDDDRKPDGVVTGYFEPEIAGSRTYVAPFIYPVYGQPEDMLFVDARKLPAGSGTVAAKIEGRNVIVQTGLNTRDMGAPGLYALDLSAITRDTLDRKVRLRIDGKRLLPYYTREEIETKGAPNAKVLAFVSSATALYEMQIQGSGRIKLPSGEIVRVAYAEQNGQPFRPTIAQAANGKPRSAVKVRGGSLELTLDDGDDEDTGAIDNSVIRTRGFTLARPTASGAVVVPGRRTAGAVAGSGIKDPSYVFFKESTSPAGGPVGAFGVPLSAGRSIAVDPRSTPLGYPVFVSTRTPGSGAPMQRLTIAQDTGGAIRGAVRADYFFGNGQQAATNARRMKERGQLWILLPRGLAVAQAAVSGAIRTRGGPAGANLPQCLVPSEGVCVDD; encoded by the coding sequence ATGCACACGTCACCGTCGCCGCACTTCGCGCTTCCCCTCTGCCGAACGGCCGCCGTGGTCGCGCTGGCACTGCTGGCCGCCTGCGCCAACACGCCACCGACCGCCGGGGGCACGGCCGCCACCACGCCCACCCCGACCGACTCCGCGACCGCAGCGGCACGCCCCACCGGCGGCAGCGTGGCCGGGCAGGCGCGCACTTTCTCGACCCAGCTCGCCACCTACACCTCGGTCGGCTTCGATGCCGTGCCGGGCTGGGCGCGCGACGACTTCTCGGAAAGCTGGCCGGCGTTTCTCGGCAGCTGCAAGGTGCTCAACGGCCGCGGGGCCGAGTGGAAGGACGTGTGCGACCGCGCACTGAAGGTCGACGGCAAGAGCACGCAGGCGATTCGCGGCTTCTTTGAAAGCGAGTTCTCGGCGTATCAGATCCGCGACGACGACCGCAAGCCCGACGGCGTGGTCACCGGTTACTTCGAGCCCGAAATCGCGGGCAGCCGCACCTACGTTGCGCCGTTCATCTACCCGGTCTACGGCCAGCCCGAGGACATGCTGTTCGTCGATGCGCGCAAGCTCCCGGCCGGCAGCGGCACGGTGGCCGCGAAGATCGAGGGCCGCAACGTGATCGTGCAGACCGGCCTGAACACGCGCGACATGGGCGCACCGGGCCTCTACGCGCTCGACCTCTCGGCCATCACCCGCGACACGCTCGACCGCAAGGTGCGCCTGCGCATCGACGGCAAGCGCCTGCTGCCGTACTACACGCGCGAAGAGATCGAGACCAAGGGCGCGCCCAACGCCAAGGTGCTGGCCTTCGTGAGCAGCGCCACCGCGCTGTACGAGATGCAGATCCAGGGCTCGGGCCGCATCAAGCTGCCCAGCGGCGAGATCGTGCGCGTGGCGTATGCCGAGCAGAACGGCCAGCCTTTCCGCCCGACCATCGCGCAGGCCGCCAACGGCAAGCCGCGCAGCGCGGTCAAGGTGCGCGGCGGTTCGCTCGAGCTGACGCTGGACGACGGCGACGACGAAGACACGGGCGCCATCGACAACAGCGTGATCCGCACGCGCGGCTTCACGCTGGCGCGGCCCACGGCCAGCGGCGCGGTGGTGGTGCCGGGTCGTCGCACGGCCGGCGCGGTGGCCGGCTCCGGCATCAAGGACCCGAGCTACGTGTTCTTCAAGGAATCGACCTCGCCCGCGGGCGGTCCGGTGGGCGCCTTCGGCGTGCCGCTGTCGGCCGGCCGCTCGATCGCGGTCGATCCGCGCAGCACGCCGCTGGGCTACCCGGTGTTCGTGTCGACGCGCACGCCCGGCAGCGGCGCGCCCATGCAGCGCCTGACCATCGCGCAGGACACCGGCGGTGCCATCCGCGGCGCGGTGCGGGCCGACTATTTCTTCGGCAACGGCCAGCAGGCCGCCACCAACGCGCGCCGCATGAAGGAACGCGGGCAACTGTGGATTCTTCTGCCGCGCGGCCTGGCCGTGGCGCAGGCCGCGGTGTCGGGTGCGATCCGCACGCGCGGTGGTCCGGCGGGCGCCAACCTGCCGCAATGCCTGGTGCCGTCCGAGGGCGTTTGCGTCGACGACTGA